A portion of the Celeribacter baekdonensis genome contains these proteins:
- the trpA gene encoding tryptophan synthase subunit alpha, producing MTRIDAKFAELKAQGKKAFVAYVMAGDPDVEKSLEIVKALPRAGVDIIELGLPFTDPMADGPTIQLAGQRALDHGMTLQKTLDMAAEFRKGDTTTPIVLMGYYNPIYSRGVDTFLVDAVEAGIDGLIIVDLPPEEDDELCLPAQKAGMNFIRLATPTTDDKRLPKVLTNTSGFVYYVSITGITGAAAASGADVAPEVARIKAKTDLPVIVGFGVRTPEKAQEIAAVADGTVVGSAIVNEIAQGKSVDEIIAYVAALAEGTHRA from the coding sequence ATGACCCGCATCGACGCCAAATTCGCCGAGCTCAAAGCTCAGGGCAAAAAAGCCTTTGTCGCCTATGTGATGGCCGGTGATCCCGATGTTGAAAAGTCGCTTGAGATTGTCAAAGCCCTGCCCCGCGCAGGTGTGGACATCATCGAACTGGGGCTGCCCTTTACCGATCCGATGGCCGATGGCCCGACCATTCAACTGGCCGGTCAGCGCGCACTGGATCACGGGATGACCTTGCAAAAGACCCTTGATATGGCAGCAGAATTTCGCAAAGGCGATACCACCACCCCGATCGTTTTGATGGGCTATTACAACCCGATCTATTCGCGCGGTGTCGACACATTTTTAGTCGATGCGGTTGAGGCCGGGATTGATGGGTTGATCATCGTTGATCTGCCGCCCGAAGAAGATGACGAACTGTGTCTTCCGGCGCAAAAGGCCGGGATGAATTTCATTCGCTTGGCCACGCCAACGACCGATGACAAACGTCTGCCAAAAGTGCTGACCAACACCTCGGGCTTTGTGTATTACGTTTCGATCACTGGGATCACGGGGGCCGCGGCGGCCTCTGGCGCCGATGTCGCCCCCGAAGTGGCCCGGATCAAGGCCAAGACCGATCTGCCTGTGATCGTGGGCTTTGGCGTGCGTACGCCGGAGAAGGCGCAAGAAATCGCCGCCGTTGCGGATGGCACCGTGGTCGGGTCGGCGATTGTGAACGAGATCGCACAAGGCAAGTCGGTGGATGAGATCATCGCCTATGTTGCCGCCTTGGCTGAGGGCACACATCGCGCCTAA
- the ychF gene encoding redox-regulated ATPase YchF yields MGFKMGIVGLPNVGKSTLFNALTKTAAAQAANFPFCTIEPNVGEVAVPDARLDTLAEVAGSKQIIPTRMTFVDIAGLVKGASKGEGLGNQFLANIRECDAIAHVVRCFEDGDVTHVEGRVDPVDDAQVIEMELMLADLESIEKRRANLARKLKGNDKEAAQQDRLLAAAQAALEADKPARSVEIDPDDMKQWRMLQLLTQKPILYVCNVEEENAANGNAHSEAVAKMAAEQGAGAVVISAKIEEEISQLEAEEAEMFLGEMGLEEAGLDRLIRAGYELLHLETYFTVGPKEARAWTIQKGTAAPQAAGVIHGDFEKGFIRAETIAFADFVQFKGESGAKEAGKMRAEGKSYIVQDGDVMHFLFSR; encoded by the coding sequence ATGGGCTTTAAAATGGGAATTGTCGGGCTGCCGAACGTGGGCAAATCGACGCTGTTTAATGCTCTGACCAAAACGGCAGCGGCGCAGGCGGCGAATTTTCCGTTCTGTACGATTGAGCCCAACGTGGGCGAGGTTGCCGTGCCGGATGCGCGCCTGGACACTCTGGCCGAGGTTGCCGGGTCGAAACAGATCATTCCAACGCGGATGACTTTTGTCGACATCGCGGGTCTGGTCAAAGGCGCCTCAAAGGGCGAGGGCCTTGGCAACCAATTCCTGGCCAACATCCGCGAATGTGATGCCATCGCCCATGTGGTCCGCTGTTTTGAAGACGGCGATGTGACCCATGTCGAAGGCCGTGTGGACCCGGTTGATGATGCGCAAGTGATCGAGATGGAATTGATGCTGGCCGATCTGGAAAGCATCGAGAAACGCCGGGCCAATCTGGCGCGCAAACTTAAAGGCAATGACAAAGAAGCGGCACAACAGGATCGCCTTTTGGCCGCTGCCCAAGCCGCCCTTGAGGCCGACAAACCAGCCCGTTCGGTCGAGATCGACCCGGATGACATGAAGCAATGGCGGATGCTGCAACTTTTGACACAAAAGCCGATCCTCTATGTCTGTAACGTCGAGGAAGAAAATGCCGCCAACGGCAATGCGCATTCCGAAGCGGTTGCCAAAATGGCCGCTGAGCAAGGCGCGGGCGCTGTGGTGATTTCTGCCAAGATCGAGGAAGAGATTTCCCAACTCGAAGCGGAAGAAGCGGAGATGTTTTTGGGCGAAATGGGGCTGGAAGAAGCTGGTCTCGACCGTCTGATCCGCGCTGGCTACGAATTGCTGCATTTGGAAACCTATTTCACCGTCGGCCCGAAAGAGGCCCGCGCTTGGACCATCCAAAAAGGCACCGCCGCGCCGCAAGCGGCAGGCGTCATCCACGGCGATTTTGAAAAGGGTTTCATCCGCGCCGAAACCATCGCGTTTGCAGACTTTGTGCAATTTAAGGGCGAATCTGGCGCGAAAGAAGCCGGTAAAATGCGCGCTGAGGGCAAGAGCTACATCGTTCAAGATGGCGATGTGATGCATTTCCTCTTTAGCCGATAA
- a CDS encoding carboxynorspermidine decarboxylase, whose product MIQTPYYLIDKARLLPNMEKIARLRERSGAKALLALKCFSTWPAFDFMRDYMDGTTSSSLYELKLGAEKFGKETHGYSVGWADHEIDEAVSHADKLIFNSLGQLDRFGDKASGIATGLRLNPRFSTSGFDLADPARPFSRLGEWDMDRLEGALDRINGVMIHYNCENRDFDLFSAQLTRIEAEFGTFLKRLDWVSLGGGIHFTGDDYPLDKLADRLKAFSDAMGVQVYLEPGEASITGSTTLEVSVLDIIDNGKKVAIVDSSIEAHMLDLLIYRETAKLPQNGHHAYQIAGKTCLAGDIFGDALFDKPLEIGDKISIQDAAGYTMVKKNWFNGVQMPSIALRELDGSITLARSFGYQDFVAALG is encoded by the coding sequence ATGATCCAGACGCCTTACTACCTCATCGACAAGGCGCGCTTGTTGCCCAACATGGAAAAAATTGCCCGGCTGCGCGAGCGCTCTGGGGCAAAAGCGCTTTTGGCGCTCAAATGTTTTTCCACATGGCCGGCGTTCGATTTTATGCGCGACTATATGGACGGAACGACCTCGTCGTCGCTCTATGAGCTGAAACTTGGGGCGGAAAAATTCGGAAAAGAGACCCACGGCTATTCCGTTGGTTGGGCCGATCACGAGATTGACGAGGCGGTCAGCCATGCCGATAAGCTGATTTTCAACTCTCTCGGGCAGCTGGACCGCTTTGGCGACAAAGCATCGGGCATTGCCACCGGCCTGCGTCTCAATCCACGATTTTCGACCTCGGGTTTTGATCTCGCGGATCCGGCCCGACCGTTTTCGCGCCTAGGTGAATGGGACATGGACCGGCTGGAGGGCGCGCTGGATCGGATCAACGGCGTGATGATCCACTATAATTGTGAAAACCGCGATTTTGATCTGTTTTCGGCACAATTGACCCGGATTGAGGCCGAGTTTGGCACGTTTTTGAAACGTTTGGACTGGGTCTCTTTGGGTGGCGGCATTCATTTTACCGGAGATGACTATCCACTGGACAAGCTCGCGGATCGCCTCAAAGCCTTCTCTGATGCCATGGGCGTTCAGGTCTATCTTGAGCCCGGCGAGGCCTCGATCACCGGCTCAACCACGTTGGAAGTCTCTGTTTTGGATATCATTGATAACGGTAAAAAAGTTGCCATCGTCGACAGTTCGATTGAGGCGCATATGCTTGATCTGTTGATCTACCGCGAGACGGCAAAATTGCCGCAAAATGGCCACCATGCCTATCAAATCGCGGGAAAAACCTGTTTGGCCGGGGACATCTTTGGCGATGCCTTGTTCGACAAACCGCTTGAAATTGGCGATAAAATTTCGATTCAAGACGCAGCCGGTTACACAATGGTTAAAAAGAACTGGTTTAACGGTGTGCAAATGCCCTCCATCGCCCTGCGCGAATTGGATGGCTCCATCACTCTGGCCCGCTCTTTCGGGTATCAGGATTTCGTCGCGGCGCTCGGCTGA
- a CDS encoding saccharopine dehydrogenase family protein gives MKRNVLIIGAGGVAQVVAHKCAQNNDVLGDIHIASRTLSKCDSILETVHAKGAMKQEGVLAAHQVDAMDSAAVATLIRDIGAQIVINVGSAFVNMTVMDACIETGAAYIDTAIHEDPAKICEIPPWYGNYEWKKRDLCAEKGVTAILGAGFDPGVVNAFARFAADQMDEVKSIDIVDINAGSHGKYFATNFDPEINFREFTGTVYYWEDQQWKETSMFASGREWDLPVVGVQKAYQSGHDEVHSLAANYPKADVRFWMGFGDHYINVFTVLKNLGLLSEHPVKTAEGQEVVPLKVVKAVLPDPSSLAPDYTGKTCIGDLVRGVKDGKEVEMFVYNVADHKEAYEEVGSQGISYTAGVPPVAAAMLVASGAWDAKTMKNVEEMDPKPFFTLLDKMGLPTRVQIGGLGGEDKAWDV, from the coding sequence TTGAAACGGAACGTACTCATCATTGGCGCTGGCGGCGTCGCTCAGGTCGTGGCGCATAAATGCGCTCAAAACAACGATGTGCTGGGAGATATTCATATCGCCAGCCGGACGCTTTCGAAATGCGACTCCATCCTTGAGACCGTGCATGCCAAAGGCGCGATGAAACAAGAGGGCGTTCTTGCGGCCCATCAGGTCGATGCGATGGATAGTGCGGCCGTTGCGACCCTGATCCGTGACATCGGCGCCCAGATCGTGATCAACGTCGGCTCCGCGTTTGTGAACATGACGGTGATGGATGCCTGTATCGAAACGGGTGCGGCCTATATCGACACTGCCATCCACGAAGACCCGGCGAAAATTTGTGAAATCCCGCCTTGGTATGGCAATTACGAGTGGAAAAAACGCGATCTCTGCGCCGAGAAAGGCGTGACCGCGATCTTGGGCGCAGGGTTCGATCCGGGTGTGGTCAATGCCTTTGCCCGCTTTGCCGCCGATCAAATGGACGAGGTCAAATCCATCGACATCGTCGACATCAACGCTGGATCGCATGGTAAATATTTCGCCACCAACTTTGACCCAGAAATCAACTTTCGCGAATTCACGGGCACGGTCTACTATTGGGAAGACCAGCAATGGAAAGAGACGTCAATGTTCGCCTCTGGCCGCGAGTGGGACTTGCCCGTTGTTGGCGTACAAAAGGCCTATCAATCCGGCCATGACGAGGTTCACAGCCTCGCCGCAAACTACCCCAAAGCCGATGTGCGGTTCTGGATGGGGTTTGGCGACCATTACATCAACGTCTTTACCGTTTTGAAAAACCTAGGTCTTTTGTCTGAACATCCGGTAAAGACCGCCGAGGGCCAAGAGGTCGTGCCGCTCAAAGTCGTCAAAGCCGTGCTGCCTGATCCGTCGTCTTTGGCTCCCGATTACACCGGAAAAACCTGTATCGGGGATTTGGTAAGGGGCGTGAAAGACGGCAAAGAGGTTGAGATGTTTGTCTACAACGTTGCCGATCACAAAGAGGCCTATGAAGAGGTCGGATCGCAAGGCATTTCCTACACCGCAGGCGTGCCGCCCGTGGCCGCTGCCATGTTGGTGGCCTCTGGCGCATGGGACGCAAAAACCATGAAAAACGTTGAAGAAATGGACCCAAAGCCGTTCTTTACGCTGCTGGACAAAATGGGTCTGCCGACCCGCGTCCAGATCGGCGGCCTCGGCGGCGAAGACAAAGCCTGGGACGTATAA